The DNA sequence ATTTAGACGATGATATTTTAAATACACACTTTAAACAACAGCCTATGAGTAAAACACAAGTATAGTAAAGCAAAAACAACCACATTTTTAAATATAAATATAACCGCTTAATCATGAAAAAAACATTACTACTCACGTTAATAATGCCCTGTTTGGCTATGGGAGCTAACGCTCACTTGAAGGCAAACATGAGTGCAATAAGCAGCAATTCGCGTTTGACCAAGAGCGATAGCAGGCAAGCAGTAAAAGCAATTGAAACAATTAAAGGAACAGTGAAGGACGCCAGCGGACAACCGCTTATTGGTGTAAACGTACAAGTAAAAGGAACAACCCGTGGTACCCAAACTGATGTAAATGGCGCCTTTTCGGTACAAGCCAGCATTGGCGAAACATTAGCTATCAGTTACGTCGGGTACGCCAAAAAAGAAATAATTATAAGCTCAACAGCCGCCTTGAACATTGTACTTGTAGAAGATTCAAAAACCTTAGGCGAGGTAGTGGTAACTGCTTTGGGCGTTAAAAGATCCGAAAAATCATTGGCCTATTCAAGCCAGTCAGTTGGTGGAACAGAATTGACCAATGTAAAAAGCGATAACCTGATGAACGCCATTAATGGTAAAGTAGCAGGTATAACCATTACACCGAGCGCTTCAGGTGTCGGTGGCTCATCAAAAGTATTATTGCGCGGTAACAGATCAGCTACAGGGAATAACCAGCCATTATATGTTATTGATGGGGTGCCTATCAGCAATGCCTCCAATGCAAACGGTCAACCCAATAGTACGTATGGTGGTACGCCTGATGGCGGTGATGGTATATCCAACCTAAACCCTGAAGATATTGAAAGCCTTACCGTATTAAAAGGAGGTACAGCAGCTGCCTTATATGGTAGTCAGGCGGCAAACGGCGTTATTATTATTACCACTAAAAAAGGTAAAGCAGGTAAAATGCAAATTAATTTTTCATCATCTTCAAGCATTGACAAAAATGCTTATCTGCCCGAGTTTCAAAGTCGTTATGGTGTAACCAGTAAAGGTAATACCACAAGTTTTGGACCTGAAATTTCAAGTGCCCCCGATAATTTATCTAAGTTTTTTCAAACAGGTAATAACTTTACCAACTCACTTACCTTATCAGGAGGCAATGAAGTCGCACAAACGTATTTTTCTTATTCTAATGTTACAGCCAGAGGTGTTGAACCTGGAAATAAGCTAGGCAGGAATAATATTAACTTCCATGAAACAGCTAAGTTCTTTGATAAATTAACCGTAGATGGTAATGTAAATTACATTACGCAGCAAATAAATAATAGCCCAACTATAGGCTTTTATACTAATCCCTTAACAGGTTTATATCTTTTTCCAAGAGGGCAGGATATTACACCTTATAAAACCAACTATGAAGGGCCAAATGGCAGCAATGGTGTGCCAACACAAAACTGGCCGTACCAGGAAGATCTTCAACAAAACCCATGGTGGATCATTAACCGCAATATCAATTTTTCAAAACGTAACCGCGTGTTAGCGAATGCCAGCGTTAAATATGAGTTTACCAAATGGCTTAATATACAGGCCAGGGGAAGTATTGACCGTATTGACGATAGCTATGATCAGCGTTATTACGCGGGCACATTGGCCCCCCTTGCGGCTGGTAATAATAATGGTAGCTATAGCGGATCAGATGTGGTATTGAACCAAAAATACGGTGATGTGATTGTGAATTTTACATTACCCGGCAAATCTGATTTTAAACTGGATGGTTTAATTGGTTCAAGTATTACTGATAATTTTCAATCAGGTATTAACTGGGGCTCAGGGCCTGGTGGCTACGGGTTGATAACACCAAATTTGTTTACCATTCAGAATATCCAGGTTTCTAACGCGGCGCAAGGTATAAACTCAGCAAACAGTGTTAATACGGTTCCTAACTTTCATACCCAGCTTCAAGCCGTATTTGCCAACGCTAACCTTTCTTATAAAAACTGGGTGTATTTAACACTCACAGGACGTACCGACTGGTCATCAACTCTTGCGTCTACTGCATCTGACCATTATTTTTATCCATCAGCGGGTTTATCATTCATTTTAAACGAGATGGTTAAGTTGCCTGACGCTATTTCTTATGCAAAGGTTAGAGGTTCATATGCGCAGGTAGGTAATGGAGTACAGACATATGCAGCTAATCCGGTTAATAATGCGGCTGATAATCCTGCTCTTAATCCTACAGGGGTTACCAATCCGCCAAGCTCAAATGGGGTAACCTTATCTAACAGGCCTCCTTACCCTTCTCTTAAACCAGAAAAAACCAAATCATTTGAATTGGGTACTGACTTGCGGTTTATGAATGATAAGCTATCTTTTAGTTTTACCTATTATAAATCAAATACCTATAATCAATCCATTCCGGTTATTCCACCAGCACCATCAGGATATGGCGCTGGTTTTGTAAATGCCGGAAATATTCAAAACACGGGCATTGAGTTTACATTGGGCTACAACCTGGTAACATCTAAAGATTTTAGCTGGAGCAGCTCTATTAATGGCTCAAAGAATGTTAACAAAATTATTGATGTTGATTCAAAAGATGGTATCAATCTCTTACAGTTAACCAACAGTAACAGTTATCAGTCATATCTGGCCAAAGGCGGATCATTTGGCGATATCTGGGGTCAGACATTGCAACGTGATGCACAAGGACGGGTAATGATCACTGCACAGGGATTGCCTTTATTAAGCGCTGGTTTTAGTAAAATAGCTAACCCTCAGCCAAAATTTCAATTAGGTTGGAACCATAGTGTCAATTACAAAAACTTCTCGTTAAATCTATTGGTTGACGGCAAATTTGGCGGACAGGTAGTATCTGTTATGCAATCCATCTTAGATTCGTACGGCGTATCGAAGGCGTACGGCGATGCCCGGGCTGCCGGGGGCGTAAAAATAAATGGTGTTGATCCGAGTGGTAACCCGGTAACTAATGTTGATGCGCAAAAATGGTATACTTCTATTGGTGGCCGTAATGCGGCATTAGGCGAGTATGTTTATAGCGCTACCGTAGTTCGTTTACGCCAGGCTGCATTAGGATACACTTTCCAATTGCCCAAAACTTCGGCTGTTAAAGCTGTGAAATTGTCTCTTACCGGAAGAAACCTGATCTATTTCTATAAAAAAGCGCCTTATGATCCGGAAGTTACTTCGTCAACTGCAAACGGTCTTGGCGGTGTTGACGTATTTAATCAGCCGGCAACACGTAACTATGGATTTAATCTGAATGTTACTCTTTAATTGTACATTTTTAATTGAAAGCAATGAAAACGAATCATAAATTTAATAAATACCGCAATTGCAATCCGTATATGATTGCACTTTGCCTGGTGGCGATATTGGGGCTAAACAGCTGTACAAAGAATTTCGAGAAATATAATACAGATCAAACCGGTATTGCTGATAAGGACCTGAAAATTCCAACCCTGTTTATTCCGATCGAACAACAAATATTCCAGAATTACCAGGTTGCTCAGAACCTGAATGCCGATGCTTACGCGGGTTATTCAACCCCACCTCAAACTTTTGGCAGAACATTGTACAATATGAACTATGTTTTTGTTGATGCCTGGAATCAGCATGCGTTCAATGAGATTTATACGAAAATTTTAGGTCCTATTAAAAATAAATTAGCACCGCCGCCATTATCAGTTAAAACCGCTTTGCCTGATTTTTGGGCAATTGCCTTGATATTGGAGGTTGAAGCAATAGACAGGGTAACTGATAAGTTTGGACCGGCTCCTTATAGCAAGGTGGGTTCATCATTAATCTCTATTCCTTATGATAGCCAGCAAAGTATCTATCAACAAATGTTTTTAAAACTTGATACCGCAACAACAAGCCTGCGGGCCTTTATAGCAGCCAATCCAGGTGCTACACCTTTTGCAAAATCTGATGTGGTTTATGGTGGCGATTATACCAAATGGTTAAAACTGGCTAACTCATTAAGATTGCGCCTGGCTATGCATATTGTAAAGGTTGATGCGGTAACCGCTCAGCAGCAAGGCCAAATAGCGTTAAGCGCGCCAGGTGGTTTGCTTTCGGCGGTTACCGATAACGCGGCTATCGCCGGAAGCGGGCAAAATGATTATTTTGTAATAACAGAAAGTTATACAGATAATTCAATGAGCGCATCTATACAATCATACATGGTAGGATATAATGATCCGCGTATTAGTAAATATTTTTCACCTGCCAATACCGATCCTAAGTTTACTTTCCCGGGAGCTGCCTATAAAGGTAAATATATAGGTATCCGTATTGGTTCAGACATCCCGGCTAAACCAGCTTATTCTGGTTATTCCGTATATAATTTCAATGATACGTTTACAGCTGCGGCGCCTGAATTGTTTATGACAGCTGCAGAAGTATGGTTCCTGAAAGCCGAAGCAGCGTTAAGAAATTGGACAGGTGCAGGTGATGCTCAAACCAATTATGAAACCGGTATCAGTACTTCCATGACGCAGTATGGTGTTGCGGCAGGTGCAGCGGCTTTTATTGCCGACGGTACCAGCACGCCTACAGCTTACACAGATCCTCAAAATGCAGCTAACAACTCACCAGCATTATCAAACATTACCATTAAATGGGATCCTGCTGCCAATAACGAGGTTAAACTGGAGCGTATCATCACCCAAAAATGGTTGGCCATGTTCCCTGAGGGGCAGGAAGCCTGGACAGAATTCCGCCGTACAGGTTATCCCAAATTGTTCCCTGTTGTAAATAATAACAGTAACGGAACCATCGATACCAAAATACAGGTACGTCGGTTACCTTATCCTTTAAGTGAGTATACCGGAAATGCTCCTGGTGTACAAGGAGGTGTTCAACTTTTGGGAGGTCCGGATAATGGGGGCACAAGATTGTGGTGGGATGTAAACAAACCTAACTTTTAATTAA is a window from the Mucilaginibacter inviolabilis genome containing:
- a CDS encoding SusC/RagA family TonB-linked outer membrane protein; this translates as MKKTLLLTLIMPCLAMGANAHLKANMSAISSNSRLTKSDSRQAVKAIETIKGTVKDASGQPLIGVNVQVKGTTRGTQTDVNGAFSVQASIGETLAISYVGYAKKEIIISSTAALNIVLVEDSKTLGEVVVTALGVKRSEKSLAYSSQSVGGTELTNVKSDNLMNAINGKVAGITITPSASGVGGSSKVLLRGNRSATGNNQPLYVIDGVPISNASNANGQPNSTYGGTPDGGDGISNLNPEDIESLTVLKGGTAAALYGSQAANGVIIITTKKGKAGKMQINFSSSSSIDKNAYLPEFQSRYGVTSKGNTTSFGPEISSAPDNLSKFFQTGNNFTNSLTLSGGNEVAQTYFSYSNVTARGVEPGNKLGRNNINFHETAKFFDKLTVDGNVNYITQQINNSPTIGFYTNPLTGLYLFPRGQDITPYKTNYEGPNGSNGVPTQNWPYQEDLQQNPWWIINRNINFSKRNRVLANASVKYEFTKWLNIQARGSIDRIDDSYDQRYYAGTLAPLAAGNNNGSYSGSDVVLNQKYGDVIVNFTLPGKSDFKLDGLIGSSITDNFQSGINWGSGPGGYGLITPNLFTIQNIQVSNAAQGINSANSVNTVPNFHTQLQAVFANANLSYKNWVYLTLTGRTDWSSTLASTASDHYFYPSAGLSFILNEMVKLPDAISYAKVRGSYAQVGNGVQTYAANPVNNAADNPALNPTGVTNPPSSNGVTLSNRPPYPSLKPEKTKSFELGTDLRFMNDKLSFSFTYYKSNTYNQSIPVIPPAPSGYGAGFVNAGNIQNTGIEFTLGYNLVTSKDFSWSSSINGSKNVNKIIDVDSKDGINLLQLTNSNSYQSYLAKGGSFGDIWGQTLQRDAQGRVMITAQGLPLLSAGFSKIANPQPKFQLGWNHSVNYKNFSLNLLVDGKFGGQVVSVMQSILDSYGVSKAYGDARAAGGVKINGVDPSGNPVTNVDAQKWYTSIGGRNAALGEYVYSATVVRLRQAALGYTFQLPKTSAVKAVKLSLTGRNLIYFYKKAPYDPEVTSSTANGLGGVDVFNQPATRNYGFNLNVTL
- a CDS encoding SusD/RagB family nutrient-binding outer membrane lipoprotein; this encodes MKTNHKFNKYRNCNPYMIALCLVAILGLNSCTKNFEKYNTDQTGIADKDLKIPTLFIPIEQQIFQNYQVAQNLNADAYAGYSTPPQTFGRTLYNMNYVFVDAWNQHAFNEIYTKILGPIKNKLAPPPLSVKTALPDFWAIALILEVEAIDRVTDKFGPAPYSKVGSSLISIPYDSQQSIYQQMFLKLDTATTSLRAFIAANPGATPFAKSDVVYGGDYTKWLKLANSLRLRLAMHIVKVDAVTAQQQGQIALSAPGGLLSAVTDNAAIAGSGQNDYFVITESYTDNSMSASIQSYMVGYNDPRISKYFSPANTDPKFTFPGAAYKGKYIGIRIGSDIPAKPAYSGYSVYNFNDTFTAAAPELFMTAAEVWFLKAEAALRNWTGAGDAQTNYETGISTSMTQYGVAAGAAAFIADGTSTPTAYTDPQNAANNSPALSNITIKWDPAANNEVKLERIITQKWLAMFPEGQEAWTEFRRTGYPKLFPVVNNNSNGTIDTKIQVRRLPYPLSEYTGNAPGVQGGVQLLGGPDNGGTRLWWDVNKPNF